A single region of the Pseudomonas granadensis genome encodes:
- a CDS encoding 2Fe-2S iron-sulfur cluster binding domain-containing protein encodes MALHTLTITSHQLEFQLPANSALTDIEWEAGGKNVIPLGCRVGACGACLIKVNSGLEALNPRDGDEEAFIEVLGYSGEEYRLACQCLIRGELAIEVIG; translated from the coding sequence ATGGCGTTGCACACACTCACCATTACTTCGCATCAACTTGAATTTCAGCTGCCGGCCAACTCCGCGCTTACCGACATCGAGTGGGAAGCCGGCGGCAAGAACGTGATCCCGCTGGGATGCCGGGTCGGGGCCTGCGGCGCATGCCTGATCAAAGTCAATTCGGGCCTTGAGGCGTTGAATCCTCGGGACGGTGACGAAGAAGCGTTTATCGAGGTACTGGGTTACAGCGGAGAAGAATACCGGCTGGCCTGTCAGTGCCTGATAAGAGGTGAATTGGCCATAGAAGTGATTGGCTGA
- a CDS encoding MFS transporter, giving the protein MPYTPHAPVKMDVEAEKATGGHSQTSRSAGTSTLSRYQTLLFAITCAMAVANVYFAQPLLESMASSLAVSPGTIGIVVTATQAGYAVGLLFIVPLGDLLNRKKLILTQMLMSAVALCAVGLAGNWGMLLGAMVLVGLMAVVVQVVVAYAASLASPEQRGAAVGTVTSGVVLGILLARFVSGAVADLAGWRGVYFVSAALMIGMALVLWRTMPASAAPPAKGSYWQLLRSVFLLYLTERTLRVRGTFALLIFAAFSVLWTSMVLPLSAPPLSLTHTQIGLFGLAGVAGALAAARAGRLADQGRGNRTTGIALALLTLSWLPTAFVESSLLAMVVGVVLLDFAVQAVHVTNQSLIFAARPDAQSRLVGAYMCFYSVGSGLGAIAATYTYAHFGWVAVCILGAAISAVALLYWLYLGLTSN; this is encoded by the coding sequence ATGCCGTACACGCCTCATGCCCCGGTAAAAATGGACGTCGAAGCCGAAAAGGCGACCGGAGGACATTCACAGACCTCGCGGTCCGCTGGCACCTCGACCCTCAGCCGCTATCAAACCCTGCTCTTCGCAATCACCTGCGCCATGGCCGTGGCCAACGTCTACTTCGCCCAGCCATTGCTTGAGTCCATGGCGTCGAGCCTGGCCGTTTCGCCGGGCACGATCGGCATCGTTGTCACCGCGACTCAGGCGGGCTATGCCGTAGGGTTGTTGTTTATCGTGCCGCTGGGTGACCTGCTCAATCGCAAGAAACTCATCCTGACGCAAATGCTGATGTCAGCCGTGGCCTTGTGCGCGGTGGGACTCGCCGGCAACTGGGGCATGCTGCTCGGTGCCATGGTGCTGGTGGGCCTGATGGCGGTGGTGGTACAGGTGGTCGTGGCCTACGCCGCCTCGCTGGCCAGCCCGGAACAGCGCGGCGCAGCCGTCGGCACGGTCACCAGCGGCGTGGTGCTGGGCATTCTGTTGGCGCGCTTCGTGTCAGGGGCAGTCGCCGATCTGGCCGGCTGGCGTGGCGTCTACTTTGTCTCGGCCGCGCTGATGATCGGTATGGCGCTGGTGTTGTGGCGAACCATGCCCGCCTCAGCGGCCCCGCCGGCCAAAGGCAGTTACTGGCAGTTGTTGCGGTCGGTGTTCCTGCTGTACCTGACCGAGCGCACGCTGCGGGTCAGAGGCACCTTCGCCCTGCTGATCTTTGCCGCCTTCAGTGTGCTGTGGACGTCGATGGTACTGCCACTGAGTGCGCCACCGCTGTCGCTGACGCACACGCAGATCGGCCTGTTCGGCCTCGCCGGTGTGGCCGGTGCGCTGGCTGCAGCGCGGGCCGGCCGCCTGGCGGATCAGGGACGTGGCAATCGCACCACCGGCATCGCCCTGGCGTTGTTGACCCTGTCATGGCTGCCCACGGCGTTTGTCGAAAGCTCATTGCTGGCCATGGTCGTGGGTGTCGTGCTGCTGGACTTCGCCGTACAAGCGGTGCACGTCACCAACCAAAGCCTGATTTTCGCTGCACGCCCGGACGCGCAAAGCCGTCTGGTCGGCGCGTACATGTGTTTCTACTCGGTAGGCAGTGGCCTTGGTGCGATTGCGGCCACTTACACCTATGCACACTTTGGCTGGGTCGCTGTTTGTATTCTGGGTGCGGCCATCAGTGCTGTCGCCCTGCTCTACTGGTTATATCTGGGGCTGACCTCCAACTAA
- a CDS encoding winged helix-turn-helix transcriptional regulator produces the protein MARQKLLAQSECPVARTLEAIGDRWVLMIIRDAFDDVRRFSEFQKRLGLAKNILTVKLKMLVELGVLEIQPASDGSAYKEYVLTEMGRAVFPIVVSMRQWGERFLYSEGESHSVLLDNDSDQPVETIAVRSTSGKVLTPADCHRRVVTRKA, from the coding sequence ATGGCCAGACAGAAATTACTGGCACAGAGCGAATGCCCGGTCGCCAGAACACTCGAGGCCATTGGTGATCGCTGGGTGCTGATGATCATCCGCGACGCCTTCGACGATGTCCGCCGCTTCAGCGAATTCCAGAAACGCCTGGGGCTGGCGAAAAACATCCTCACGGTGAAACTGAAAATGCTCGTGGAACTGGGCGTGCTGGAGATCCAGCCGGCCTCCGATGGCAGCGCCTACAAGGAATATGTGCTGACCGAAATGGGCCGCGCGGTGTTTCCGATCGTGGTCAGCATGCGCCAGTGGGGGGAGCGCTTCCTGTACAGCGAAGGCGAGAGCCACTCGGTGCTGCTCGACAACGATTCAGACCAACCGGTCGAGACCATCGCTGTGCGCTCGACGTCGGGCAAGGTGCTGACGCCGGCCGACTGCCATCGACGTGTGGTCACGCGTAAAGCCTGA